The DNA region GAGCGAATTATCCGCGCCATGATTTTAATGCGCGAAGGACAAACCTTTTCGCAAATCCTGATGACCACTTCGGAAGAGTACATCACCAAACGCCTGGGTAATGAAGGTTATACCTTTGCCAAAGTGGAGGGTATGCCAGAGCGTAATGACGAAGAAAAAACGGTAAAAATCACCTTCTTTATCGATCCGGGCAAGCGTGCTTACGTCAACCGTATCAATTTCCGTGGCAACACCAAAACCGTTGATGAAGTGTTGCGTCGTGAGATGCGTCAAATGGAAGGGGGATCAGCTTCTACCGCACAAATTGAGCATTCCAAGGTTCGCCTTGAGCGCCTTGGCTTCTTTAAGGAAGTCAAGGTTGAAAACAAAGAAGTTCCCGGAACCTCGGATCAAATCGATGTTGAATATACTGTTGAGGAACAGCCATCCGGTAGTATGGGGTTGCAGATAGGTTATGCCCAATATTCCGGGCTGCTGTTCTCCGCCAGCATCCAGCAGAACAACTGGTTTGGTACCGGTAAGCAGGTAGGTTTCAGCTTCAGTAAAAACCGTTATCAAACTGCCTACAACTTTAACTACAACGATCCTTATTTTACGCCGGATGGGGTGAGTCGCGGATTCAGTGTTTACTATACATCCAGTGATTATGGTGAATACAACATTACGCCATACAGTACTAACGTCTATGGCGCCAAGGTTAATTTCGGATACCCTATTTCCGATATCCAGCGAATTGGATTTGACTTCGGCCTGCGCAGCCTTGAGGTTGTGCCAACCCGTTATTCGTCACAGGAGATTATTCGCTCACCCGTATGGGATGAAAGCGTTGGTTATATCTCGCAAAGTGACAACTACACATTGCTGGAGAAGTATGCTGCGGGGTATGACTTCCCCAGCGGTACCTATGAGTCGCAGGCATTTACCGAAGACATGCTTAATGCCCCAGGCTTTATCGACCTGTATGGTGATACTTTCAATGATGCACAGTTCAGTGTCTATTGGCTGAGGTCCACACTCAACCGCGGTATATTGGCTAACCGGGGTGCATCGCAAAACCTGTCCCTGGAAGTATCACTACCCGGCGGTGACCTTGAATATTACAAAATTAATTACAGTGGCCAATTGTTTGTCCCGCTGACTCGTGCACTGACATTGCGTTTACATACTCGCCTGGGGTATGCGGCAGCCTATGGTGATTTAAACGAACTCCCCTTTTTCGAGAATTACTATGCCGGTGGCTTTGGTTCTGTAAGGGGCTTCGAACGCAATACCCTTGGTCCGCGCAGTACACCGCAGCGCACCTATGTCACCACAGCGACCACCTGGGATGATATTAATGTCGATGGTATAGCCCAGCAGAACGAGATTTCTGACATGGCTTATGTCCTCTGTGAAGATCCGGATGCACCTGGTTCCGGCAGTAGTAATGCGGCCCAGGTGTGTGAGCCGGGCAAATTGATGACCGAAATCACCGGCAATACCTACATTGGCCGTAACCGTGGTGCGTTTGGCGGTAACGTACTTATCCAGGGGGGGGCCGAGGTTCTGTTCCCGCTGCCATTCATCAAGGACCAGCGCTCACTCCAGACGACTTTCTTTGTGGATGCCGGTAATGTTTTTGATACGAGTTGCGGTGCTGGCCAGTT from Cellvibrio japonicus Ueda107 includes:
- the bamA gene encoding outer membrane protein assembly factor BamA codes for the protein MRFFCCLLAFFLSVAAQAQSFRVSDIRVEGLQRVSAGTVFSALPIRVGDTITQSDIQSATRELFKVGYFSDVAVKRDGDVLVLVIKERPAINKIELEGNKAIKTENLMDSLKDNNLSEGQIFQRATLEGITQALQREYVNQGRYGASVKIEIEEMPRNQVKVLVKIDEGSPSRIKQINIVGNQAYSDEELVDLFELKSTGMWSWLNGNDKYNREKLKGDLERLESWYLDRGYLKFKIDSSQISLSPDKSKIFITVNITEGDIYKISGVDLAGDPAIDERIIRAMILMREGQTFSQILMTTSEEYITKRLGNEGYTFAKVEGMPERNDEEKTVKITFFIDPGKRAYVNRINFRGNTKTVDEVLRREMRQMEGGSASTAQIEHSKVRLERLGFFKEVKVENKEVPGTSDQIDVEYTVEEQPSGSMGLQIGYAQYSGLLFSASIQQNNWFGTGKQVGFSFSKNRYQTAYNFNYNDPYFTPDGVSRGFSVYYTSSDYGEYNITPYSTNVYGAKVNFGYPISDIQRIGFDFGLRSLEVVPTRYSSQEIIRSPVWDESVGYISQSDNYTLLEKYAAGYDFPSGTYESQAFTEDMLNAPGFIDLYGDTFNDAQFSVYWLRSTLNRGILANRGASQNLSLEVSLPGGDLEYYKINYSGQLFVPLTRALTLRLHTRLGYAAAYGDLNELPFFENYYAGGFGSVRGFERNTLGPRSTPQRTYVTTATTWDDINVDGIAQQNEISDMAYVLCEDPDAPGSGSSNAAQVCEPGKLMTEITGNTYIGRNRGAFGGNVLIQGGAEVLFPLPFIKDQRSLQTTFFVDAGNVFDTSCGAGQLNCYDIAAERLNVSVGFGLTWISAFGPMTFSIAEPIRENEYDRSEVFQFSLGQTF